The genome window ATAAGACGAGCGGCTGTCTTTGCACCGCACGCGACGCCACCTACGATAACTATTTTTTTAGACACGCGATTCCCTCCCTTTTATACCCCACCGTGTATTATCTCCTCATTGTTATACAGGATGGAGGTTTTGTCTAGGGGGTTATTCTTCTTCCATAGTATGAAAACCGGCAACTTCGATTTTTTTCTTATCACAAAGGGCACGTACAGTTTCCTCTTTATCGCAAGGATAGCTGCATGCCAGGCCGCAACTTGCTGAAATTTTACGAGGAACGGGAACGATTTTTACGTCCATTCCTTCCTTTCGGCATAGTTTTTCAAACATAAGAGCCATACTTGTTACGTAGAATGTTGCAAGACATTTCATAAGAATAAATCCTCCTCAATTCGGTATAAAAACTATGTTATAGAGAATATCATGAAAAGGAATTCTTGACGGCATGAAAGAATCGTGGTAAGAAAAGAGAAACTTTTCAAAAGAGGTTCGATATTTTGATGATACATTTTGATTTTATAAATAGGAAGGCAATTTCTTTCTTTTTTGGATTTTGGTACCGAAGCGAGGGGGCTTTCTAGCCACTGGCGCAGGTACTGTTTGCGCTTCTAGGCCAGGACCCCCAAAGGCGGGGGCCCTGGCTTTTTTTTTCTTTAATAACTTATACTTTTAAGGAGGAGTCTCTATGAATTCAGTAACAGCACTTCTGGTCATAGCGTTGGTCTACGCTATAGGCGATTTTGTCGCTCAAAAAACAAAGGCCATATGTTCAATGCTTTTTGTGTCAGGCATTATTTTTATGGTGGGATTTTGGTTTGGCATTCCTAAAACTCTCTTTGAAGAT of Aminobacterium sp. MB27-C1 contains these proteins:
- a CDS encoding DUF3343 domain-containing protein, giving the protein MKCLATFYVTSMALMFEKLCRKEGMDVKIVPVPRKISASCGLACSYPCDKEETVRALCDKKKIEVAGFHTMEEE